A window of the Gossypium hirsutum isolate 1008001.06 chromosome A03, Gossypium_hirsutum_v2.1, whole genome shotgun sequence genome harbors these coding sequences:
- the LOC107927974 gene encoding 30S ribosomal protein S31, mitochondrial, translated as MAMIQWYGAVARRVLMKQWPPLSSASPIVVMASPPVPTVCGRGDKKTKKGKRFKGSYGNARPKKEKKIERIKDKVEVPRSTPWPLPFKLI; from the coding sequence ATGGCGATGATTCAGTGGTACGGCGCCGTAGCAAGGAGAGTGTTGATGAAGCAGTGGCCTCCGCTATCATCGGCTTCGCCTATTGTAGTAATGGCGTCGCCGCCGGTACCGACCGTTTGCGGCAGAGGTGACAAGAAGACGAAGAAAGGGAAGAGATTCAAAGGATCGTACGGGAACGCCAGGCCCAAGAAGGAGAAGAAGATTGAACGTATCAAAGACAAGGTCGAAGTTCCCAGGTCCACCCCTTGGCCTCTCCCCTTCAAGCTCATctga